The DNA segment CAACCCATGAGTGTGCAGAATGGAAGGTACTGGATAGCTTATAACGGAGAGGTGTATAATCATCCGGAACTAAAAAAAATACTGGAGAAAAAGGGGCATCGGTTTTATACCGAGTGTGATACAGAGGTGGTGCTTCATATGTATCAGGAATATGGTGCCGAAGGTCTTTCGCAATTGAACGGACAGTTTGCTTTTGTGATTTGGGATACGCTGGAAAAAGAACTTTTTATGGCTCGTGATAGAATGGGTATTCGTCCTTTGTTTTATACCAAACCAGATCACAATAGCTTGGTTTTTGCCTCTGAAATAAAGGCCTTGTTTGAATTTCCCAGAGTAAATAGAGCATTGAGTGTTGAAGGTTTAAATCAAGTGTTTACCTTTTGGACGACCTTATCGCCCAATACTGCATTCAAAAATATTTATGAGTTACCTGCGGGAAATTATGCTAAAATTAAAAATGGAAATATCATTATAAAACCCTATTGGTCTTTGTCTTTTGCTAATAGACAACAAATATCATTGACGGATGCAGTGGATCAATTTCGTGATCTCTTTCGTGATGCGATTAGCTTAAGGATGAGGGCTGATGTGCCAGTGGCGGCATATCTGAGTGGAGGTATCGATTCTACGACAACCACAGCTTTTATAAAAAAGATGTTTCCGGAAGCATTGCGTACGTTTTCTATTGGTTTTGAGGAGAAGGATTATGACGAGTCCGTTTTTCAAAAGCAGGTTGCGCAGCATTTTGATACTAAACACCATTCGGTGTCATTTAAAAATGAAGATGTGGCAGGGTTATTTGAGAAAGTAATCTGGCATGCAGAAATACCGATTTTAAGAACAGCTCCTTTTCCGATGTTTAAATTATCAAAATTGGTACGAGACAAGGGTATTAAAGTGGTTATTACTGGTGAAGGGGCCGATGAAATGCTCGGTGGATATAATATATTTAAAGAAGCAATTATTCGTCATTTCTGGTCTAAATATCCCCAATCGAAATGGCGCCCTTTGTTGTTGAAAAAATTATACCCCTATTTGCCGCATATAGCCCATTCCGGGGCAGCGGGGTTAAAACTTTTTTTTGGATATAAATTATCAGAAACAAGTTCTCCTGCATATTCTCATTTGTTGCGTTGGAATAATACCAGTAGAATCAGAAAATTTTTGTCAAAGGAATATAATGTTGATGATAATAGCCTTGTTCAAAAGTATGAAGAGTTAATTGCTGCTGAAGTGAAAGCTTATTCACCATTGGCAAAGGCGCAGTTTATAGAGTCTAAGATGTTTATGTCAGGGTATTTATTGTCTTCGCAGGGTGATAGAATGGCCATGGGTAATTCTGTGGAAGGGCGTTATCCTTTTCTGGATCATAGAATAGTGGAGTTTTGTACCCAATTACCTGATGATCTAAAAATTGCAGGACTCGATGAGAAATTCTTACTTAAGCAGGTAGTGAAAGATGTGATTCCTCACTCAGTTTTAAATAGGCCGAAACAGGCTTATAGAGCTCCTATTTCTCAGGCCTTGTTGAATGAAAAGTCTGGGTTTGTGGATGCGACATTAGATGTTTCCAAATTAAAAGACCTGGGGGCTTTTGACCCCCAGAGTGTTGCGAAGTTGGTGTCTAAACTTCGTCAAAACCATATTGTTAGTGAGGTGGAGAATATGGCACTGATGGGGATGCTGTCTACTCAGGTGTTATTTGATTTATATATAAAAAATTATAAACCCCTTAAACCCGATGAAGTCAATAGGGGAAGGGTGATGAATCGAATTTATTAGTAATTTACTAAAAAAATATACAAATGAACCGTCAACTGTTTAGTAAGGATATTCTTCATATCACTAATATAGATGAAGTGATTGATGCTATTTGTGAGCAACTTCGTGAAGATGTGAATAAAAAATTTAGACGATATGGTGGCGTAATTGGAATTAGTGGAGGAATTGATTCTTCTGTTACTTTGGCTATTGCAGTGCGTGCATTTGGTGCGGACAGATTATTGGGACTTATGTTACCTGAAACAGATTCTAGTCCTGATAGCGAGAGTCTGGCGAGAGAACTGGCTGATAAGTTTGGTGTGCAGTGCATTGTTGAAAATATTAGTGGTGCCTTGGATGGCTTTGGGTGCTACGTCAGGAGAGATGAAGCTGTGCAGAGAGTGATACCAGAATATGATCCGTCGGTGGATAAGATGAAGGTGGTAATACCGCAGGAGTTTGTCAATAAAAATTTACCCCCTGTACATTATGTGTCAGTGACATTCGCAGATGGTTCTGAGAAGTCAGCTCGTTTACCTATGAAAGAATACCTGCAGATTGTGGCCGCTTCTAACTTTAAACAAAGGAGCCGGGCTAATATGTTGTATTATCATGCTGAGGCCTTGAATTACGCTGTGATAGGAACACCGAATAAACATGAAGTGCAACAGGGCTTTTTTGTGAAATACGGCGATGGTGCGGCAGATGTGATGCCTATTGGTAATTTATATAAAACGCAGGTATATCAAATAGCAAAGCATCTGGGAGTACCGCAGGGTATTATTGACCGGACACCTACCACAGATACCTATTCGGCTGAGCAAACACAAGAAGAATTTTTTTATCAAATGCCGTTTGAAATAATGGATCTGCTGTGGTATGGTTGGGAAAATGGTTATTCGCCTGAAGAGGTAGCTCTTGTAATGGAGATGACAAGAGTAGAGGTGGCAAATATTTTTAAAAATTTTGCACGTAAAAAGAAAACCACGGAATATTTACGGACTGCACCTCTACATCATTATTATATTTAGCATCCTGCCTGTGTGAGTGATCATAGTATATCTTTAATAAAAAGCAGTATTTTGCATAGTGATCTTGCGAGGTTTTTCTTTAGCCATTATTTAACAAATGCTTGAACATGAATTGTGTTGATTATTTATTGCCTAAGAAAGTAAGAAAAGAAGATTTGTTTGTCTTGGGTAAGAAGGAACAATTGTCATTTTATGATTTGAAATGGCAGGTGGCTGCATTGGCAAATCATTTGAGAAGGGTAGTGGGCTGTGGAAATAATATTATTTTGTTATCTCCTAATAATAATTTCTTCATTGTTTGTTATCTGGCTATTATGAAATCAGGTAATGTGGTGATTCCCTTAAATCCGGCAACAGAGCACAAGTCAGTGGCTTTTATAAAGAAGCAAGCGAAAGTAAGGATCGCATTTGTTACTGCCATGTTTCAAAACAGAATGAAAGTGGAACTGGGAGAGGTATGGAATGAAGAGGATCTTCTAAGAATTTTTGACAGTGAAATAAAGGTCAAATACAAGGAGGAGGAAGACTTTGATATGCACAGCTTGGCTCAGATTATTTATACTTCAGGCTCAACAGCTATTCCCAAAGGAGTGATGATATCCCATAAAAACATCATCGCCAACACTTCCTCTATTATCTCTTATTTACAACTTACCTCAGACGATATCATGGAGTGTGTCTTACCTTTTTTTTATTGTTACGGATTATCTCTTTTACATACACATTTAAAAGTGAAAGGTAAAATAGTTTTGAATAATCGCTTTTTGTTTTTAGGTACGGTATTGGAAGATCTTGAAAAATATAGATGTACCGGCTTTGCCGGGGTTCCCAGTCATTTTCAGATTTTATTAAGAAAATCAGATACTTTCACATCGCAGACATTTCCGCATTTACGGTATGTAACACAGGCAGGAGGTAAATTACATGATGTTTTTATTGAGGAATTTCAGGAGGTACAACCGGGGGTAGAGTTTATTGTAATGTATGGTCAAACAGAGGCCACAGCACGTTTGTCATACTTGCCTTCGGAACGTTTAAAAGATAAACTTGGTTCTATAGGAAAAGGGATGCCCGGTGTGGAACTAAAGGTGGTGAATGAATGTGGGGATCCTATTCAGCCTGGTGAGGTGGGCGAAATAATTGCCAGGGGAGATAATGTTATGTTAGGTTATTACCTTGATCCGCAAGAGACAGCGTCTACTATTAAAAATGGATGGTTGTATACTGGTGATTTAGGAAAAATAGATGAGGATGGTTTTATTTATCATGCAGCTAGAAAAAAGGAAATTATTAAGGCAGGCGGAAAAAGAGTAAGTCCCCGTGAAATAGAAGCTGTGCTTGTTGAGATGCCAGGAGTGGTAGATTGTACTGTTAGTGCAGAGGCTGATGATATTCTGGGGGAAGCTATAAAAGCAACACTGGTGGTGAATAACTCTGATGTGGTGTTAAACGAAACAATGGTAAAGGCATTTTGTAGCACCAGGTTGGCCGTCTACAAAATACCTCACATGATTGAATTCACTTCACGAATGAATGTGAATGCCGCAGGAAAGAAAGTGAAAAAACGCTGAATTA comes from the Saccharicrinis fermentans DSM 9555 = JCM 21142 genome and includes:
- the nadE gene encoding NAD(+) synthase, whose amino-acid sequence is MNRQLFSKDILHITNIDEVIDAICEQLREDVNKKFRRYGGVIGISGGIDSSVTLAIAVRAFGADRLLGLMLPETDSSPDSESLARELADKFGVQCIVENISGALDGFGCYVRRDEAVQRVIPEYDPSVDKMKVVIPQEFVNKNLPPVHYVSVTFADGSEKSARLPMKEYLQIVAASNFKQRSRANMLYYHAEALNYAVIGTPNKHEVQQGFFVKYGDGAADVMPIGNLYKTQVYQIAKHLGVPQGIIDRTPTTDTYSAEQTQEEFFYQMPFEIMDLLWYGWENGYSPEEVALVMEMTRVEVANIFKNFARKKKTTEYLRTAPLHHYYI
- a CDS encoding class I adenylate-forming enzyme family protein; this translates as MNCVDYLLPKKVRKEDLFVLGKKEQLSFYDLKWQVAALANHLRRVVGCGNNIILLSPNNNFFIVCYLAIMKSGNVVIPLNPATEHKSVAFIKKQAKVRIAFVTAMFQNRMKVELGEVWNEEDLLRIFDSEIKVKYKEEEDFDMHSLAQIIYTSGSTAIPKGVMISHKNIIANTSSIISYLQLTSDDIMECVLPFFYCYGLSLLHTHLKVKGKIVLNNRFLFLGTVLEDLEKYRCTGFAGVPSHFQILLRKSDTFTSQTFPHLRYVTQAGGKLHDVFIEEFQEVQPGVEFIVMYGQTEATARLSYLPSERLKDKLGSIGKGMPGVELKVVNECGDPIQPGEVGEIIARGDNVMLGYYLDPQETASTIKNGWLYTGDLGKIDEDGFIYHAARKKEIIKAGGKRVSPREIEAVLVEMPGVVDCTVSAEADDILGEAIKATLVVNNSDVVLNETMVKAFCSTRLAVYKIPHMIEFTSRMNVNAAGKKVKKR
- the asnB gene encoding asparagine synthase (glutamine-hydrolyzing); translation: MCGIAGFLNNSGVKHTEFVLNAMLTRIRHRGPDDCGLFLSDNACIGNVRLSIVDIASGTQPMSVQNGRYWIAYNGEVYNHPELKKILEKKGHRFYTECDTEVVLHMYQEYGAEGLSQLNGQFAFVIWDTLEKELFMARDRMGIRPLFYTKPDHNSLVFASEIKALFEFPRVNRALSVEGLNQVFTFWTTLSPNTAFKNIYELPAGNYAKIKNGNIIIKPYWSLSFANRQQISLTDAVDQFRDLFRDAISLRMRADVPVAAYLSGGIDSTTTTAFIKKMFPEALRTFSIGFEEKDYDESVFQKQVAQHFDTKHHSVSFKNEDVAGLFEKVIWHAEIPILRTAPFPMFKLSKLVRDKGIKVVITGEGADEMLGGYNIFKEAIIRHFWSKYPQSKWRPLLLKKLYPYLPHIAHSGAAGLKLFFGYKLSETSSPAYSHLLRWNNTSRIRKFLSKEYNVDDNSLVQKYEELIAAEVKAYSPLAKAQFIESKMFMSGYLLSSQGDRMAMGNSVEGRYPFLDHRIVEFCTQLPDDLKIAGLDEKFLLKQVVKDVIPHSVLNRPKQAYRAPISQALLNEKSGFVDATLDVSKLKDLGAFDPQSVAKLVSKLRQNHIVSEVENMALMGMLSTQVLFDLYIKNYKPLKPDEVNRGRVMNRIY